In the Clavelina lepadiformis chromosome 8, kaClaLepa1.1, whole genome shotgun sequence genome, one interval contains:
- the LOC143469829 gene encoding adhesion G protein-coupled receptor E3-like: MFCNQLRICFFLVIYLAVILTRTTSNHVTSCSGDKSSRRACPSSQSEANFKSSCERYSCCWDATTNGVPWCFYSTGGTASTTSSTTTSTTSTVSSTTNAAGPAAVSLEISEILDKANETEPDALLGIVERELTTEELSVNAKSIVGQVLNASFSVYEARRNQSSKPTVGSWMDFFTALIRYSSLKTNENAKLFLKYASTVLLNEFNTPFMNESVMPYMILNSMENYVMSLTTSLLGDSYLEEANQVQVLNFPNVNISTCYQDLSRGDCDVISDDVTAFSTSTRNPSFLTSITYSSDLELFSDISFHDTPATLGSFLFSVTSHFDDVVNAESNVSIVFRKLAGVDTGDASLCAFVNSTTGDWSSSGCFLASENSSHVTCFCNHNTSFALLFLHTDLQFTAAEENYFNVITYIGCGTSITALMMTICSFIFLKLTRNKRVILHINLATSLGLGQIILLTGTRVETGTAACKVIAILLHFFFMSSFSWMLMEGTLLYFQSVRAVKGSVNFNAMLGFGWALPVVIVGVSLAAGFDGYGTDRGCWLSLYNGLTWAFIGPALGFIIVNMILLAMIVRIFLKLKANAKEGEWQRTRRAIKAIALLTPLLGITWIFGALAVNQSTKWFLYLFSIFNSFQGLVIFIFHCLRNDQVRKAFLKKYRRSFANMAPFFSTVNPSSEITNVKTTSAITSTPNFPRKLPITN; the protein is encoded by the exons ATGTTTTGTAATCAGTTAAGAATATGTTTCTTTCTTGTGATCTACCTCGCTGTGATATTGACGCGAACAACTTCAAATCAcg TGACCAGTTGCTCCGGCGACAAGTCTTCTCGCAGGGCGTGTCCTTCCTCGCAAAGTGAAGCTAATTTCAAATCCTCCTGCGAGAGATATTCCTGTTGTTGGGATGCGACAACCAACGGTGTTCCGTGGTGCTTTTATTCAACCGGAG GAACAGCGTCAACAACCTCATCAACTACCACATCAACCACAAGTACAGTGAGTAGCACAACCAATGCTGCTGGGCCTGCTGCCGTTTCCCTAGAAATATCAGAAATTTTAGACAAAGCCAACGAGACTGAA CCGGATGCTTTACTTGGTATAGTGGAGAGAGAGCTAACTACCGAAGAATTGAGCGTGAATGCCAAAAGCATTGTGGGTCAAGTGCTCAACGCCAGCTTCAGTGTATATGAGGCAAGGCGAAATCAAAGCTCTAAGCCGACTGTTGGATCCTGGATGGACTTCTTTACAGCATTGATTCGATATTCCAGCTTAAAAACGAACGaaaatgcaaaa cttttcttgaaatatGCCAGCACGGTGCTTTTGAATGAATTCAATACACCGTTTATGAACGAAAGCGTTATGCCTTATATGATATTGAATTCTATGGAAAATTATGTTATGAGCCTGACGACTTCCTTACTCGGTGATTCGTATTTGGAAGAAGCAAACCAAGttcaagttttaaattttcc GAACGTCAATATCAGCACTTGCTATCAAGATCTCAGCAGGGgtgattgtgatgtcatcagcGACGACGTTACCGCGTTCTCAACGTCGACAAGAAATCCGTCCTTTCTTACATCCATCACATACAGCTCCGACCTCGAATTGTTTTCTGATATCAGTTTTCATGATACTCCCGCCACCTTGGGCAGTTTTCTGTTTTCGGTGACGTCACATTTTGATGACGTAGTCAATGCAGAAAGCAATGTGTCGATAGTATTTCGGAAATTG GCCGGAGTCGACACCGGAGACGCCTCGCTCTGCGCTTTTGTGAATTCGACGACAGGCGACTGGTCATCGTCGGGTTGTTTTCTTGCTTCTGAAAATTCGTCGCACGTCACCTGCTTCTGCAATCACAACACGTCGTttgctttgttgtttttgcataCCGATTTACAg TTTACTGCGGCAGAGGAAAACTACTTTAATGTGATCACCTACATTGGATGCGGAACTTCAATCACTGCTcttatgatgacaatttgCAGTTTTATTTTCCTAAAACTTACACGAAACAAG CGCGTGATTCTACACATCAACCTCGCCACAAGCTTGGGTTTGGGTCAGATCATCTTACTAACCGGTACGCGGGTTGAAACAGGCACG GCGGCGTGTAAAGTGATAGCAATTCTCCTCCACTTCTTTTTCATGTCCTCCTTCTCCTGGATGTTGATGGAAGGAACTCTCCTCTATTTTCAATCAGTCAGGGCCGTCAAGGGAAGCGTTAATTTTAACGCCATGCTTG GTTTCGGTTGGGCTTTGCCAGTAGTGATCGTTGGAGTATCGTTGGCTGCCGGATTTGACGGATACGGAACTGATAGAGGATGTTGGCTGTCCCTCTATAACGGACTGACCTGGGCATTTATTGGACCAGCGCTTGGGTTCATAATT GTCAACATGATACTCCTCGCCATGATAGTTCGAATCTTTCTGAAGTTGAAAGCTAACGCGAAAGAAGGAGAATGGCAGAGGACACGTCGCGCGATCAAAGCGATTGCTCTCTTGACTCCTCTTCTCGGGATAACTTGGATCTTCGGAGCGCTTGCAGTGAATCAGTCAACAAAATGGTTCCTCTACCTTTTTAGCATCTTTAATTCCTTCCAG GGGTTGGTCATTTTCATCTTTCACTGCCTGCGCAATGACCAAGTGCGCAAAGCTTTCCTCAAAAAGTATCGAAGATCATTCGCAAATATGGCCCCGTTTTTCAGCACCGTAAATCCGTCCTCTGAGATCACAAACGTGAAAACGACTTCTGCCATTACGTCAACTCCAAACTTTCCGCGTAAACTTCCCATCACCaactaa